One genomic region from Lycorma delicatula isolate Av1 chromosome 1, ASM4794821v1, whole genome shotgun sequence encodes:
- the LOC142317952 gene encoding eclosion hormone-like encodes MPIITANRSALAVAFLLVVGLVVLAEGNAVGVCIRNCAQCKKMFGAYFEGQLCADACLKFKGKLLPDCEDVASIAPFLNKYE; translated from the coding sequence ATGCCTATTATCACAGCAAATCGTTCTGCGCTGGCGGTCGCTTTCCTGCTAGTAGTAGGTTTGGTAGTTCTAGCCGAAGGCAACGCTGTAGGAGTGTGTATTCGCAACTGTGCCCAGTGCAAAAAGATGTTCGGCGCTTACTTCGAGGGACAACTGTGCGCCGATGCCTGTTTGAAGTTCAAGGGCAAATTATTACCCGATTGCGAGGATGTCGCTTCTATCGCACCGTTCCTAAAcaaatacgaataa